The following proteins are encoded in a genomic region of Flavobacteriales bacterium:
- a CDS encoding RidA family protein: MSDQRISSSNAPKPVGLYPHARRVGNLLFLSGVGPRVANSNANDSDVPGLKLDHNGNFAEFDFEAQVHSVFNNVKAVLEDSGSSWDKIVDVTVFLVNMKRDFRTFNKVYADYFKDNQPCRTTVEINALPTPIAIELKVIATID; the protein is encoded by the coding sequence ATGTCCGATCAGCGTATTTCTTCCTCTAATGCACCAAAACCGGTTGGTTTATATCCTCATGCCCGCCGGGTTGGGAATTTATTATTCCTCAGCGGTGTGGGTCCCCGTGTGGCCAATTCCAATGCCAACGATTCGGATGTTCCGGGATTAAAGCTTGATCACAATGGAAATTTTGCAGAATTCGATTTCGAAGCGCAGGTGCATTCCGTTTTTAACAATGTAAAAGCAGTGCTTGAAGATTCAGGTTCTTCCTGGGATAAAATTGTGGATGTAACGGTGTTCCTCGTTAACATGAAACGCGACTTCAGAACCTTCAACAAAGTGTATGCGGATTATTTTAAGGACAATCAACCTTGCCGTACCACCGTTGAAATTAATGCATTGCCAACACCCATTGCCATTGAGCTGAAAGTTATTGCCACGATCGATTGA